In a genomic window of Curtobacterium sp. MCBD17_035:
- a CDS encoding adenylyl cyclase, which produces MPSSPTHTLRTRRSRRRLFGAAIAVGAATLGVLATTQTAVAAPNPPSSAFGSNVVVFSPDMPQADIQAKVDAVYAQQSANEMGSQRYALLFEPGTYGSSTNPLDIRVGYYTEVDGLGQDPSGVTINGGVTATGTDGSGALDTFWRSVSNLTIHVVPTADACHTGSEMWAVSQAAPMRRVHVEDYTTFMPYCENPNYASGGFVADSELQGGALNGSQQQFYVRNSDLGAGWSNGVWNQVFSGDVNAPAQSFPQQPYTTLATTPASREKPYLYVDANGAYRVFVPSARTNSAGTTWATGHTPGQSLPLSSFFVAHPSDSIAKINSALAQGKDLLVTPGVYDVAQSIAVKRADTVVLGLGMATLTAQNGAVPMTVADVQGVDIAGLTFDAGAVNSPALLRVGTGHDKGGKHVASATDPTALQDVFFRVGGPHVGKATTSLEVNSDDTILDDIWAWRADHGVAGSVGWTVNTADTGVVVNGDDVTATGLFVEHYQKDNVIWNGERGRTVFFQNELPYDAPNQAAWQHDGVNGYAAYKVADDVRTHEAWGLGSYIYTNVDPTLHATQSFEVPNTPGVVMHDLTTVALNSNAGTIDHVIDGQGPAATSANTGQPQTVTTYTNGTAQ; this is translated from the coding sequence ATGCCCTCCTCACCGACACACACGCTCCGGACGAGACGGTCACGCCGTCGCCTGTTCGGTGCCGCCATCGCCGTCGGCGCTGCCACACTCGGCGTCCTCGCGACCACCCAGACCGCGGTCGCTGCACCGAACCCGCCTTCCTCCGCGTTCGGGTCCAACGTCGTCGTGTTCTCCCCCGACATGCCGCAGGCCGACATCCAGGCGAAGGTCGACGCCGTGTACGCCCAGCAGTCCGCCAACGAGATGGGCTCGCAGCGGTACGCGCTGCTGTTCGAGCCTGGAACGTACGGATCGAGCACGAACCCGCTCGACATCCGCGTGGGCTACTACACCGAGGTCGACGGTCTCGGGCAGGACCCGTCCGGGGTCACCATCAACGGGGGCGTGACCGCGACCGGTACCGACGGCAGCGGCGCGCTCGACACGTTCTGGCGATCGGTCTCCAACCTGACGATCCACGTCGTCCCGACCGCGGACGCGTGCCACACGGGCAGCGAGATGTGGGCGGTGTCCCAGGCGGCGCCGATGCGCCGTGTCCACGTCGAGGACTACACGACGTTCATGCCGTACTGCGAGAACCCGAACTACGCGAGCGGTGGATTCGTCGCCGACTCCGAACTGCAGGGCGGGGCGCTCAACGGATCGCAGCAGCAGTTCTACGTCCGCAACTCGGACCTCGGCGCCGGCTGGTCGAACGGCGTGTGGAACCAGGTGTTCTCCGGCGACGTCAACGCGCCGGCGCAGTCGTTCCCCCAGCAGCCCTACACGACGCTGGCGACGACACCGGCATCGCGCGAGAAGCCGTACCTCTACGTCGACGCGAACGGCGCCTACCGGGTGTTCGTGCCCAGCGCGCGAACGAACTCGGCGGGGACGACGTGGGCCACCGGGCACACGCCCGGGCAGTCGCTGCCGCTGAGCAGCTTCTTCGTCGCCCACCCGTCGGACTCCATCGCGAAGATCAACTCCGCACTCGCCCAGGGCAAGGACCTGCTCGTCACCCCCGGCGTCTACGACGTCGCACAGAGCATCGCCGTCAAGCGAGCGGACACGGTCGTCCTCGGGCTCGGCATGGCCACGCTGACCGCCCAGAACGGCGCCGTCCCGATGACCGTCGCCGACGTCCAGGGCGTCGACATCGCCGGCCTGACGTTCGATGCCGGTGCCGTGAACTCCCCGGCGCTGCTCCGCGTCGGCACGGGCCACGACAAGGGCGGCAAGCACGTGGCGAGCGCCACGGACCCCACTGCCCTGCAGGACGTGTTCTTCCGCGTCGGCGGCCCCCACGTCGGCAAGGCCACGACGAGCCTCGAGGTGAACAGCGACGACACGATCCTCGACGACATCTGGGCCTGGCGCGCCGACCACGGCGTGGCGGGCTCCGTCGGCTGGACCGTGAACACGGCCGACACCGGCGTCGTCGTGAACGGGGATGACGTCACCGCGACCGGCCTGTTCGTCGAGCACTACCAGAAGGACAACGTCATCTGGAACGGTGAGCGCGGTCGGACGGTGTTCTTCCAGAACGAGCTCCCGTACGACGCCCCGAACCAGGCCGCGTGGCAGCACGACGGGGTGAACGGGTACGCCGCGTACAAGGTCGCGGACGACGTCCGGACGCACGAAGCGTGGGGCCTCGGCAGCTACATCTACACCAACGTCGACCCGACCCTCCACGCGACGCAGTCGTTCGAGGTGCCGAACACGCCCGGGGTCGTCATGCACGACCTCACGACCGTCGCGCTGAACAGCAACGCCGGGACGATCGACCACGTGATCGACGGCCAGGGGCCCGCCGCCACGAGCGCGAACACGGGGCAGCCGCAGACCGTCACCACCTACACCAACGGGACCGCTCAGTAA
- a CDS encoding MarR family transcriptional regulator, producing MSVDPRPPHALRTLVSWQAARVATIGTRLTAARMPLEARSDFAVLSALQEYGPLSQADIGRVLGLDRNNVNGIVVRLDADESVLRTPDPADRRRNIVTITANGGERLADLRTQADAVQDELLAALSPADRDALVRLLGDVLAAHPAQPA from the coding sequence ATGTCGGTTGATCCTCGACCTCCTCACGCGCTCCGCACCCTCGTCAGCTGGCAGGCCGCACGGGTGGCGACGATCGGCACCCGCCTGACCGCTGCGCGCATGCCGCTCGAGGCGCGTTCGGACTTCGCGGTGCTGTCCGCGCTGCAGGAGTACGGCCCGCTGAGCCAGGCGGACATCGGCAGGGTGCTGGGTCTGGACCGCAACAACGTCAACGGCATCGTCGTCCGGCTCGACGCCGACGAGTCCGTGCTCCGGACCCCTGACCCGGCGGATCGACGGCGGAACATCGTCACGATCACGGCGAACGGCGGGGAACGACTCGCCGATCTCCGAACGCAGGCCGACGCCGTGCAGGACGAGCTCCTCGCAGCACTGTCCCCCGCCGATCGCGACGCTCTCGTCCGCCTCCTCGGCGATGTGCTGGCAGCCCATCCGGCGCAACCAGCGTGA
- a CDS encoding SDR family oxidoreductase produces MPFTPSPASLAGRRVLVPGGTGGVGEGVVRAFLDAGADVVVPTRSDERGTELRAALGHLGVSPLLHLPTHDYTSFIGADELGRQMTERLGGIDDVVVPVGGWWQGGPLTGIREDDWGAAFTGLATAHMALARAIVPRLSGLGAYTVVVGQSATFPVPGSGLVSMEQAALLMMQRVLAAETPDRRIHALVLGPVRTRFVDGEPEQVSAGEVGDVAIALSRAADVPSRAVPLGSSGEARALVTELTQTA; encoded by the coding sequence ATGCCATTCACCCCATCCCCCGCTTCACTCGCCGGTCGGCGCGTCCTGGTCCCCGGCGGAACCGGCGGCGTCGGCGAAGGTGTCGTCCGCGCGTTCCTCGATGCCGGCGCCGATGTCGTCGTTCCCACTCGCTCGGACGAGCGGGGCACGGAGCTGCGCGCTGCACTCGGCCATCTCGGGGTCTCGCCGTTGCTGCACCTCCCGACGCACGACTACACCTCCTTCATCGGAGCGGACGAGCTCGGCCGTCAGATGACCGAGCGGCTCGGCGGGATCGACGACGTCGTCGTGCCGGTCGGCGGATGGTGGCAGGGCGGCCCCCTGACCGGCATCCGCGAGGACGACTGGGGGGCCGCGTTCACCGGCCTCGCCACCGCGCACATGGCACTGGCACGGGCGATCGTGCCGCGGCTGAGCGGACTCGGCGCGTACACCGTGGTCGTCGGCCAGTCCGCCACGTTCCCCGTCCCGGGCAGCGGGCTGGTGAGCATGGAGCAGGCCGCGCTGCTCATGATGCAACGCGTCCTGGCCGCCGAGACGCCGGACCGCAGGATCCACGCCCTGGTCCTCGGCCCCGTCCGCACCCGATTCGTCGATGGCGAGCCGGAGCAGGTGTCCGCCGGCGAGGTCGGCGACGTGGCCATCGCGCTCTCCCGGGCCGCCGATGTCCCCAGCCGTGCCGTGCCCCTGGGCTCCAGCGGCGAGGCTCGCGCGCTCGTGACCGAACTGACGCAGACGGCCTGA
- a CDS encoding EamA family transporter, producing MTGEVVTSGGSVKVPGGAVLALLGSAVSNQVGAALGDLAFARVGPPGVVAVRQLIAAISLTALARPNLARMSWGQWWPALSLGGVFAVMNLSLYTAIGRIGLGLAITLEFLGPVTVALVGARSWRVAGCAVGAGAGVVLLVSPGPSTDWIGVALACTAALCWAAYIVLNRVVGSRLPGLQGPAVASCASALASLPILLSLLLTGRFDVSTSVLCTAVGVLSSVVPYATDVVVLRRIPQSLFGIVMSLNPVAAAAVGLIVLGQQLAPWQWGGIVLIVASDAVAVARSGPRSRPRSR from the coding sequence ATGACGGGAGAAGTGGTGACATCGGGCGGTTCGGTCAAGGTGCCCGGAGGGGCGGTCCTCGCCCTGCTCGGCAGTGCCGTGAGCAACCAGGTCGGAGCGGCACTGGGGGATCTCGCCTTCGCTCGTGTCGGCCCGCCGGGCGTCGTGGCCGTGCGGCAGCTCATCGCCGCGATCTCGCTCACCGCCCTCGCGCGACCGAACCTCGCCCGGATGTCGTGGGGGCAGTGGTGGCCTGCGCTGTCGCTCGGTGGGGTGTTCGCCGTGATGAACCTCAGCCTGTACACCGCCATCGGGCGGATCGGACTCGGCCTCGCCATCACGCTCGAGTTCCTCGGACCGGTCACCGTGGCCCTGGTCGGTGCACGGTCGTGGCGGGTGGCCGGTTGCGCGGTGGGTGCGGGCGCGGGTGTGGTCCTGTTGGTGTCTCCCGGTCCGTCGACCGACTGGATCGGCGTCGCGCTCGCCTGCACCGCGGCCTTGTGCTGGGCCGCGTACATCGTGCTGAACCGGGTCGTGGGGAGCCGGCTTCCAGGCCTCCAGGGACCCGCCGTGGCGAGTTGCGCGTCTGCGCTGGCCTCTCTGCCGATCCTGCTGTCGCTGCTCCTGACCGGGCGGTTCGACGTCTCCACCAGCGTGCTCTGCACGGCAGTCGGCGTCCTCTCGTCTGTGGTCCCCTACGCCACCGACGTGGTGGTGCTCCGGCGGATCCCTCAGTCGTTGTTCGGGATCGTCATGAGCCTCAACCCGGTCGCCGCTGCTGCCGTGGGGCTGATCGTGTTGGGGCAGCAACTCGCTCCGTGGCAGTGGGGCGGGATCGTGCTCATCGTCGCCTCTGACGCGGTGGCCGTGGCCAGGTCCGGACCTCGTTCCCGTCCTCGCAGCCGCTGA
- a CDS encoding LysR family transcriptional regulator: MDVTLVQLRALVALVSTGTFTDAAIDLHVSQASVSRAVQALEAALGFSLVRRTTRSLELTPQGRRVVDHARRILDEVESLRDLTPRASTEVRIGYAWSALGRHTTRFQREWAAEHLEPALSFVQSNTPTAGLAEGGVDVAILRRPVDDPRFDSAPIGTERRFAALASDDPLSRRRSVTLTDFAGRTVGIDLRTGTTTADLWAGISAPAAFRDTRHVDDWLTLVAAGQVTGMTSEATAALHARTGVTFRLVRDAPPIEVLMAWRRASAPPALAALIEKARGLLADPISGTNDRRVGGPFPLSAAGSRPPVGP, translated from the coding sequence ATGGACGTGACTCTGGTTCAGCTGCGCGCACTCGTGGCGCTGGTGTCGACCGGGACCTTCACCGACGCGGCCATCGATCTCCACGTCTCGCAGGCCTCTGTCTCACGAGCGGTGCAAGCCCTCGAGGCAGCGCTCGGCTTCTCGCTCGTGCGCCGGACGACGCGCTCGCTCGAGCTGACGCCGCAGGGACGACGAGTGGTCGATCACGCCCGCCGCATCCTCGACGAGGTCGAATCGCTGCGCGACCTCACTCCGCGCGCGAGCACCGAGGTCCGCATCGGGTATGCATGGTCGGCCCTCGGCCGACACACGACGAGGTTCCAGCGCGAATGGGCGGCAGAGCACCTCGAGCCGGCACTCTCGTTCGTGCAGAGCAACACCCCGACCGCGGGGCTCGCCGAGGGCGGCGTCGACGTCGCGATCCTGCGTCGTCCTGTCGATGATCCTCGCTTCGACTCGGCTCCGATCGGCACAGAGCGACGCTTCGCGGCCCTCGCCTCCGACGATCCCCTGTCGCGACGCCGGAGCGTCACCCTGACCGACTTCGCTGGCCGCACCGTCGGCATCGATCTGCGCACCGGGACCACAACAGCAGACCTCTGGGCAGGCATCTCGGCCCCGGCCGCGTTCCGTGACACCCGGCACGTGGACGACTGGCTGACGCTGGTGGCCGCCGGTCAGGTGACCGGGATGACCTCGGAGGCCACTGCCGCACTGCACGCTCGAACCGGGGTCACGTTCCGGCTCGTTCGCGACGCTCCCCCGATCGAAGTGCTGATGGCGTGGCGAAGAGCGTCGGCACCTCCCGCCCTCGCTGCGCTGATCGAGAAGGCTCGGGGGCTCCTCGCCGATCCGATCTCCGGTACGAACGACCGTCGAGTGGGTGGTCCGTTCCCGTTGTCAGCCGCTGGATCTCGACCGCCAGTTGGTCCCTGA